One Yimella lutea DNA window includes the following coding sequences:
- a CDS encoding endonuclease/exonuclease/phosphatase family protein yields the protein MRAAHTLRVVSYNVRAFKDDTDALKEIIRLMEPDVLLVQEAPRHPLSGHRIARFAADIGMTWANGKRGWMSTTLLTSLRVHVHDSVHRNLEVRKGDEPRGYALATISLPGHSPLHVASLHMSLRSDERKPQAAAVMSVLQPDVIPAIIGGDLNETPGHDVWKMFGETLHEATLDEFTFPSKAPVKRIDAIFASASLPHSRPVFSLDPAKLARATDHLPLYVDFDLSSLAL from the coding sequence ATGAGGGCAGCGCACACCCTGCGGGTGGTGTCGTACAACGTCCGCGCCTTCAAGGACGACACGGACGCGTTGAAGGAGATCATCCGGCTGATGGAGCCGGATGTGCTGCTGGTGCAGGAGGCTCCCCGGCATCCGCTCTCCGGGCACCGGATCGCGCGGTTCGCGGCCGACATCGGAATGACCTGGGCGAACGGCAAGCGCGGCTGGATGAGCACCACGTTGCTGACCAGCCTGCGGGTGCACGTGCACGACAGCGTCCACCGCAACCTGGAGGTCCGCAAGGGCGACGAGCCGCGCGGGTATGCGCTGGCGACGATCAGCCTGCCCGGACACTCGCCGCTGCACGTCGCGAGCCTGCACATGTCGCTGCGTTCGGACGAGCGCAAACCGCAGGCGGCGGCTGTGATGAGCGTGCTGCAACCTGACGTCATCCCGGCGATCATCGGCGGCGATCTCAACGAGACCCCCGGGCACGACGTCTGGAAGATGTTCGGCGAGACGCTGCACGAGGCGACGCTGGACGAATTCACTTTCCCCTCGAAAGCTCCGGTCAAGCGGATCGACGCGATCTTCGCCTCTGCGTCCCTGCCGCACAGCCGCCCGGTGTTCTCCCTCGATCCGGCGAAGCTCGCCCGCGCGACAGACCACCTGCCGCTCTATGTCGACTTCGATCTGAGTTCGCTCGCCCTGTGA
- a CDS encoding alpha/beta hydrolase — MQIREGATPIVHDGSRTGVLVCHAFTGSPAAVRPLAEHLVDEGFSVRAPRLPGHGTAWQDLDGTTWTDWYAELEGAYAELTERCDTVVACGLSMGATLSTLLVQRNPEIAGLVVINPVMRTKNLKFRLIPVARRLRSTVSGIGGDIKKDGVSHDAYERMPLRPLHTQAQLWHRVTRDLPQITQPVLVLRSRVDHIVAPASSQLFLSRISSTDVTDVVLENSYHVATLDNDAPRIHEAVTDFTRRVAGNA; from the coding sequence ATGCAGATCCGCGAGGGTGCCACCCCGATCGTCCACGACGGCTCCCGGACCGGCGTCCTGGTCTGCCACGCATTCACCGGCTCGCCGGCCGCGGTGCGCCCGTTGGCCGAGCATCTGGTCGACGAGGGGTTCAGCGTTCGCGCTCCCCGACTCCCCGGGCACGGCACCGCGTGGCAGGACCTCGACGGCACGACCTGGACCGACTGGTACGCCGAACTGGAGGGCGCGTACGCCGAACTCACCGAACGATGCGACACCGTGGTCGCGTGTGGCCTCTCGATGGGCGCAACGCTGAGCACCCTTCTGGTGCAACGGAACCCGGAGATCGCCGGACTCGTGGTGATCAACCCGGTCATGCGCACCAAGAACCTGAAGTTCCGCCTCATCCCGGTTGCCCGACGGCTGCGCTCGACGGTCTCCGGAATCGGCGGCGACATCAAGAAGGACGGCGTGTCGCACGACGCATACGAGCGCATGCCGCTGCGTCCGCTGCACACCCAGGCGCAGTTGTGGCACCGCGTGACCCGCGACCTGCCGCAGATCACGCAGCCGGTGTTGGTGCTGCGTTCTCGGGTGGATCACATCGTGGCTCCGGCGAGTTCGCAGCTGTTTCTCTCCCGGATCTCGAGCACCGACGTCACCGATGTCGTGCTCGAGAACAGCTACCACGTCGCGACTCTCGACAACGACGCTCCGCGCATTCATGAAGCGGTCACCGACTTCACCCGACGAGTTGCAGGAAACGCATGA
- a CDS encoding lysophospholipid acyltransferase family protein, which produces MVQAEAILGGAVLYWFLKRVLIGPILNLLFRPWVDGEKNIPDKGPAIFASNHLSFSDSFFLPLVVPRRMTFVAKADYFTGTGIKGRLTAAFFRGVGQIPIDRAGGSASSGALQSGLNVLRRGELFGIYPEGTRSPDGRLYKGKTGVARLALEAKCPVIPVAMIDTDKAQPTGKKIPKIMRIGIRIGKPMDFSRYEGMQDDRFVLRSITDEVMYELMLLSGQEYVDVYASTVKDRIAAKAKEIGGAAVAVGSGAAQAIGNKVSRRSGEDAGAKDETSPEASEGGLAIDLETDADTVAGTVHDADGDAAHTPSQS; this is translated from the coding sequence ATGGTTCAGGCCGAAGCAATTCTTGGAGGCGCGGTGCTGTACTGGTTCTTGAAGCGGGTCCTGATCGGTCCTATTCTCAATCTGCTGTTCCGACCCTGGGTCGACGGTGAGAAGAACATCCCTGATAAGGGGCCGGCGATCTTCGCCAGCAACCACCTGTCGTTCTCCGACTCCTTCTTCCTCCCGCTGGTCGTGCCGCGCCGGATGACCTTCGTCGCCAAGGCCGACTACTTCACCGGCACCGGTATCAAGGGCCGCCTCACGGCCGCCTTCTTCCGTGGGGTCGGGCAGATTCCGATCGACCGCGCCGGCGGATCCGCGTCGAGCGGGGCGTTGCAGTCCGGCCTCAACGTGCTACGCCGGGGCGAACTGTTCGGCATCTACCCCGAGGGGACCCGCAGCCCCGATGGGCGTCTCTACAAGGGCAAGACCGGCGTCGCTCGGCTCGCTCTGGAGGCCAAGTGCCCGGTCATCCCGGTCGCGATGATCGACACGGACAAAGCGCAGCCGACCGGTAAGAAGATCCCGAAGATCATGAGGATCGGCATCCGCATCGGCAAGCCGATGGACTTCTCGCGCTACGAAGGCATGCAGGACGACCGGTTCGTGCTGCGCAGCATCACCGATGAGGTGATGTACGAGCTGATGCTGTTGTCCGGCCAGGAGTACGTCGACGTGTACGCGTCCACGGTCAAGGACCGGATCGCGGCCAAGGCCAAGGAGATCGGCGGCGCGGCCGTCGCCGTCGGCAGCGGTGCCGCCCAGGCCATCGGCAACAAGGTGTCCCGACGTTCCGGCGAGGACGCCGGCGCGAAGGACGAGACCTCGCCGGAGGCATCCGAGGGCGGTCTCGCGATCGACCTCGAGACCGACGCCGACACGGTTGCTGGCACTGTCCACGACGCCGACGGTGACGCCGCTCACACCCCTTCGCAGAGCTGA
- a CDS encoding class II 3-deoxy-7-phosphoheptulonate synthase, with protein sequence MPEWPQLPAMQQPTWPDRHAVEYVRSELASLPPLVFAGECDVLRDRLAAAAKGEAFVLQGGDCAEMFSAATAANIRDRIKTILQMAAVLTYGASTPVVKLGRIAGQYAKPRSKDTETRGDVTLPAYRGDMVNDFAFTEESRTPDPQRLLRAYHTSASTLNLVRAFTTGGFADLRHVHEWNRGFIANSAYARYESTARDIDRAMKFMKACGADFDAMNARTVEFFASHEALLLDYEQPLTRIDSRTGNPYAVSGHFVWVGERTRDLDGAHIDFVSRIHNPIGVKLGPNADPDDVLRMIDRLDPQRTPGRLTFITRMGAGVVREKLPNLVRRVTESGAQVVWVCDPMHGNTFESPSGYKTREFDQIVDEVRGFFEVHAALGTIPGGVHVELTGNDVTECLGGSEQILDADLEKRYETACDPRLNHQQSLELSFLVAEMLAQRSR encoded by the coding sequence ATGCCCGAGTGGCCGCAGCTGCCTGCCATGCAGCAGCCCACCTGGCCCGACCGTCATGCCGTCGAGTATGTGCGCTCCGAGCTGGCTTCGCTGCCGCCGCTGGTGTTTGCGGGGGAGTGCGACGTGCTGCGCGATCGCCTTGCCGCGGCCGCGAAAGGTGAGGCCTTCGTGTTGCAGGGAGGCGACTGCGCCGAGATGTTCTCCGCGGCGACCGCAGCGAACATCCGCGACCGCATCAAGACGATCCTGCAAATGGCCGCAGTCCTCACCTATGGCGCGAGCACCCCGGTCGTGAAGCTCGGTCGCATCGCCGGCCAGTACGCCAAGCCGCGCAGCAAGGACACCGAGACCCGGGGCGACGTCACCCTCCCGGCGTACCGCGGCGACATGGTTAACGACTTCGCGTTCACCGAGGAATCCCGCACCCCCGACCCCCAGCGACTGCTGCGCGCCTACCACACCAGTGCCTCGACGCTGAACCTGGTGCGAGCCTTCACCACCGGCGGTTTCGCCGACCTGCGTCACGTGCACGAGTGGAACCGCGGGTTCATCGCCAACTCGGCGTACGCCCGCTACGAGTCGACGGCCCGCGACATCGACCGTGCGATGAAGTTCATGAAGGCGTGCGGCGCCGACTTCGATGCGATGAACGCCCGCACCGTGGAGTTCTTCGCCAGCCACGAGGCGTTGCTGCTCGATTACGAACAGCCGTTGACGCGGATCGACTCGCGGACCGGCAACCCGTACGCGGTCTCGGGCCACTTCGTCTGGGTGGGCGAGCGCACCCGCGACCTCGACGGCGCACACATCGACTTCGTGTCCCGCATCCACAACCCGATCGGCGTCAAGCTCGGCCCGAATGCCGACCCCGACGACGTGCTGCGGATGATCGACCGTCTCGACCCGCAGCGCACTCCCGGCCGCCTGACGTTCATCACCCGGATGGGCGCCGGTGTCGTCCGCGAGAAGTTGCCGAACCTGGTTCGGCGGGTGACCGAGTCGGGTGCCCAGGTCGTCTGGGTCTGCGACCCGATGCACGGCAACACCTTCGAGTCGCCCAGTGGCTACAAGACGCGTGAGTTCGACCAGATCGTCGATGAGGTGCGCGGCTTCTTCGAGGTGCACGCCGCGCTCGGCACGATCCCCGGTGGCGTGCACGTCGAGCTCACCGGCAACGACGTGACCGAGTGCCTCGGCGGTTCGGAACAGATCCTGGACGCCGACCTGGAGAAGCGGTACGAGACCGCGTGCGACCCGCGACTCAACCACCAGCAGAGCCTGGAGTTGTCCTTCCTGGTCGCCGAGATGCTCGCGCAGCGCAGCCGCTGA
- the pknB gene encoding Stk1 family PASTA domain-containing Ser/Thr kinase produces MSPASEASIVGRVIDGRYRVTRHLADGGMGSVFVAIDERLERDVALKVMRADLARDDAFVARFRREARSAARLGHPNVVAVTDQGSDGQYAFLAMELVLGDTLRQLIRRRGPLPVDEALGLMDPILDGLAAAHRAGLVHRDVKPENVLISQTGQVKVTDFGLARAVTTSTLTGDSDILLGTASYLSPEQVEHGSADARSDVYSAGLLLFEILTGEKAFPGDSPIHVAYQHVHGTMPRASDAVSGIPDTVDDLIAQATAKDPDDRPATAADLLVALRTVRRGLESGHTDHTDHTDHGDRRTRALPSDTETTETTETTDAQVDHEPVDAGRSHTTAIHSKTNPLDTRGYQPGENSRRPRRGLSLVVLFLLALLLLGAAAAWAFTSGPLGSTKVPTVNGLAQGSAVERISKADLKARVRQTFSESVAQGKVIRAEPGAGSEQRKNSTVTLTVSKGPERFSAPKLAGSKQAAARAAITKAQLGVGTVTQAFHESVPTGSVISSTPAPGTALKKGAKVNFVVSKGKQPVPVPNVAGQPRAEAEGSLTSLGLKVAYGTEEFSETVAKGSVIRSTPASGANLYKGDSVELIVSKGPEMVQVPRVIDMKSGAAKTLLESQGFTVELDRFFGGLFDTVRDQSLRPGTSVKKGSTITLSIV; encoded by the coding sequence GTGAGTCCAGCCAGTGAAGCCTCGATCGTGGGACGAGTGATCGACGGTCGATACCGCGTCACCCGGCACCTCGCCGACGGCGGGATGGGCTCGGTCTTCGTGGCGATCGACGAGCGCCTCGAGCGTGACGTCGCGTTGAAGGTAATGCGTGCGGACCTCGCGCGCGACGACGCGTTCGTCGCGCGGTTCCGACGCGAGGCGCGCTCGGCGGCCCGGCTGGGGCACCCCAACGTCGTCGCCGTGACCGACCAGGGCTCGGACGGGCAGTACGCGTTCCTGGCGATGGAGTTGGTGCTGGGTGACACGCTGCGCCAGCTGATCCGGCGGCGCGGACCGCTACCGGTCGACGAGGCCCTCGGCCTGATGGACCCGATCCTCGACGGCCTCGCCGCCGCGCACCGTGCCGGCCTGGTACATCGTGACGTGAAGCCGGAGAACGTCCTGATCAGCCAGACCGGCCAGGTGAAGGTCACCGACTTCGGACTGGCACGTGCGGTCACCACGAGCACACTCACGGGCGACAGCGACATCCTGCTCGGCACCGCCTCCTACCTGTCCCCCGAGCAGGTGGAGCACGGATCGGCCGACGCGCGTTCGGACGTCTACTCCGCCGGTCTGTTGCTCTTCGAGATCCTCACCGGCGAGAAGGCGTTCCCGGGCGACTCGCCGATCCATGTCGCGTACCAGCACGTGCACGGCACGATGCCGCGCGCGTCGGACGCCGTCTCCGGTATCCCGGACACTGTGGACGACCTCATCGCCCAGGCCACCGCCAAGGATCCGGACGATCGCCCGGCCACTGCCGCCGACCTGCTGGTCGCGCTGCGGACGGTGCGACGCGGGCTCGAGTCCGGACACACCGATCACACCGATCACACCGATCACGGCGACCGGCGCACCCGTGCGCTCCCCTCGGACACCGAGACCACCGAGACCACCGAGACCACCGATGCACAGGTCGACCACGAGCCGGTGGACGCCGGCAGGTCGCACACCACTGCCATCCACAGCAAGACCAACCCGCTCGACACCCGCGGCTATCAGCCGGGTGAGAACTCCCGGCGTCCTCGACGCGGTCTCTCGCTGGTCGTCCTGTTCCTATTGGCGTTGCTGCTGCTCGGCGCAGCCGCCGCTTGGGCCTTCACGTCCGGCCCGTTGGGGTCGACAAAGGTGCCGACGGTGAACGGTTTGGCCCAGGGCTCGGCGGTCGAACGGATCAGCAAGGCTGATCTCAAGGCACGCGTCCGACAGACCTTCAGCGAGAGCGTCGCCCAAGGCAAGGTCATCAGGGCCGAACCGGGCGCCGGGTCTGAGCAGCGCAAGAACTCCACCGTCACCCTCACCGTCTCCAAGGGGCCCGAGCGGTTCAGTGCCCCGAAACTTGCGGGGTCGAAGCAGGCCGCAGCGCGGGCGGCGATCACGAAGGCGCAGTTGGGCGTGGGCACCGTGACGCAGGCCTTCCACGAGAGCGTCCCGACCGGCTCGGTCATTTCGTCTACCCCGGCACCTGGCACCGCGCTTAAGAAGGGTGCCAAGGTCAATTTCGTCGTGAGCAAGGGCAAGCAGCCGGTGCCGGTCCCGAACGTTGCCGGTCAACCTCGAGCTGAGGCTGAAGGTTCGTTGACCAGTCTCGGGTTGAAGGTGGCCTACGGCACGGAGGAGTTCTCGGAAACGGTCGCCAAGGGTTCGGTCATCCGCAGCACTCCCGCGAGCGGCGCGAACCTGTACAAGGGCGACTCGGTCGAACTGATCGTCTCCAAGGGGCCGGAGATGGTCCAGGTCCCCAGAGTCATCGACATGAAGAGCGGCGCCGCCAAGACTCTCCTGGAGTCACAGGGATTCACCGTCGAACTCGACCGGTTCTTCGGCGGGCTCTTCGACACCGTCCGGGATCAAAGCCTGCGCCCCGGCACCTCGGTGAAGAAGGGCAGCACGATCACCCTGTCGATCGTCTGA
- a CDS encoding Rv2175c family DNA-binding protein, whose protein sequence is MNDVETLVGSWLSVPEVADALGLPHRTVRRMIDDGELLAARIGSNEALAVPAAFVKDGELLPALMGTITVLRDAHLTADEALRWLFTPDETLPVVGSPITMLQLGRKAEVRKRASELAW, encoded by the coding sequence GTGAACGACGTGGAAACCCTGGTCGGCTCCTGGCTGTCCGTGCCCGAAGTCGCCGATGCTCTCGGCCTGCCGCACCGCACCGTCCGCCGGATGATCGATGACGGCGAGTTGCTCGCTGCACGCATCGGCTCCAACGAGGCGCTGGCGGTACCGGCCGCCTTCGTCAAGGACGGCGAACTGCTGCCGGCGCTGATGGGCACGATCACGGTGCTGCGCGATGCGCATCTCACCGCCGACGAGGCGCTGCGCTGGTTGTTCACCCCGGACGAGACCCTGCCGGTGGTCGGTTCACCCATCACTATGTTGCAGCTCGGCCGCAAGGCAGAAGTGCGCAAACGGGCCAGCGAACTGGCCTGGTGA
- a CDS encoding polyprenyl synthetase family protein, producing the protein MNQPLPLEELRAQVQTVLDRAHAHHTAELAPIGPEMDALIAPINALLRGGKRLRAAFCYWGYRAAGGRHDDAIVQVATAMEVFQAAALLHDDVMDRSDTRRGMPTAHRTLAALHREHGWDGESDRFGEAAAILAGDLCLNWTDELYSTSGLPADELARGRVVFDRMRTQLMGGQYLDVLESVRPWESASTQDRIERARLVIRYKSAKYTVEQPLLIGATAFGVDADTESALSEYGLALGEAFQLRDDLLGVYGDPEATGKPAGDDLREGKRTVLIALALDNSSAEEVRLFNESFGRDDLDDDGIGRLRDWITASGAVERVEQMITDLSREAGSALDRADLDPEGEQMLRELIGIAVARAA; encoded by the coding sequence GTGAACCAGCCCCTTCCCCTCGAGGAGTTGCGCGCCCAGGTTCAGACCGTCCTTGATCGCGCACACGCCCACCACACCGCCGAGCTCGCGCCGATCGGCCCGGAGATGGACGCCCTGATCGCGCCGATCAACGCGCTGCTGCGCGGCGGGAAGCGACTACGTGCCGCGTTCTGCTACTGGGGTTACCGTGCCGCCGGCGGACGACACGACGACGCGATCGTGCAGGTGGCGACCGCCATGGAGGTCTTCCAGGCAGCGGCGTTGCTGCACGACGATGTGATGGATCGCAGCGACACCCGTCGCGGCATGCCCACCGCACATCGCACGCTCGCGGCGTTGCATCGGGAGCACGGCTGGGACGGAGAATCGGACCGATTCGGCGAAGCCGCCGCGATTCTCGCCGGCGATCTGTGCCTGAACTGGACCGACGAGTTGTACAGCACCAGTGGGCTGCCGGCCGACGAACTGGCTCGAGGTCGCGTCGTGTTCGACCGGATGCGGACTCAGCTCATGGGCGGCCAGTACCTCGACGTCCTGGAATCGGTGCGCCCGTGGGAGTCGGCCTCGACGCAGGACCGCATCGAACGGGCCCGACTCGTGATCCGCTACAAGAGTGCCAAGTACACCGTCGAACAGCCCCTGCTCATCGGCGCGACCGCGTTCGGCGTCGACGCCGACACCGAGTCGGCGCTGTCCGAGTACGGCCTCGCACTCGGCGAAGCGTTCCAGCTGCGCGATGACCTGCTCGGTGTCTACGGCGACCCGGAAGCCACCGGCAAGCCCGCCGGTGACGACCTGCGCGAGGGCAAGCGCACCGTGTTGATCGCCCTGGCGCTCGACAACAGTTCCGCCGAGGAGGTCCGTCTGTTCAACGAATCCTTCGGACGCGACGATCTCGACGACGACGGGATCGGTCGACTGCGGGACTGGATCACCGCGTCCGGCGCGGTCGAGCGGGTCGAGCAGATGATCACCGACCTGAGCCGTGAAGCCGGCTCGGCACTCGACCGGGCCGACCTCGATCCGGAGGGCGAGCAGATGTTGCGCGAATTGATCGGCATCGCCGTCGCGCGCGCAGCCTGA